The following proteins come from a genomic window of Rhizobium sp. 007:
- the xth gene encoding exodeoxyribonuclease III, with the protein MKIATFNVNGINGRLDVLLRWLKEASPDIACLQELKTPDEKFPRRALEKAGYGAIWHGQKSWNGVAILAKGKEPVKTRRGLPGDPDDTHSRYIEAVIDGIIIGCIYLPNGNPAPGPKFDYKLRWFERLKSYAAELLELDVPSALIGDFNVMPTDIDVYAPERWRDDALFRPEVRAAYADLVSQGWTDAIRHLYPDQRIYTFWKYFRNAFARDAGLRIDHFLLSASLADDLVAAGVDKSVRSLTHASDHAPVWIEICD; encoded by the coding sequence GTGAAAATCGCCACCTTCAACGTCAACGGCATAAATGGCCGGCTCGATGTTCTCCTGCGCTGGCTGAAGGAAGCCTCGCCGGATATTGCATGTCTGCAGGAGCTGAAAACGCCTGACGAAAAGTTCCCACGACGCGCGCTTGAGAAGGCGGGATATGGCGCCATCTGGCATGGCCAGAAAAGCTGGAACGGTGTCGCCATCCTGGCGAAAGGAAAGGAGCCTGTAAAAACCAGGCGTGGACTGCCCGGCGATCCTGACGACACGCATAGCCGGTATATTGAAGCAGTTATCGACGGCATCATCATCGGGTGCATCTATCTTCCCAACGGCAATCCGGCGCCAGGCCCGAAATTCGACTATAAGCTTCGCTGGTTCGAGCGCCTTAAAAGCTACGCTGCGGAGCTTCTGGAACTGGATGTTCCAAGCGCGCTGATAGGTGATTTCAACGTCATGCCGACCGATATCGACGTCTACGCCCCTGAGCGATGGCGAGACGACGCTTTGTTCCGGCCTGAGGTGAGGGCGGCCTACGCTGATCTTGTTTCGCAAGGCTGGACCGATGCGATCCGGCATCTCTATCCTGATCAACGCATCTACACATTCTGGAAATATTTTCGGAACGCGTTCGCTCGCGACGCCGGCCTTCGGATCGATCACTTTCTGCTAAGCGCATCGTTGGCCGACGATCTGGTAGCTGCGGGCGTCGACAAGTCTGTCCGATCGCTAACGCACGCGAGTGATCACGCGCCAGTTTGGATAGAAATCTGCGATTGA
- a CDS encoding DUF3072 domain-containing protein gives MTKTANTTNSNLEKDPEDWVSGDEPMTGAQQSYLKTLSEQANAPELFSVKLTKAEASKRIDELRSKLGLPDR, from the coding sequence ATGACTAAGACGGCAAATACGACCAATTCGAACCTGGAAAAGGATCCTGAAGACTGGGTCAGTGGCGACGAGCCTATGACAGGAGCCCAGCAATCCTATCTGAAGACGTTGTCCGAGCAGGCGAACGCCCCGGAGCTTTTCTCGGTGAAACTGACGAAAGCGGAAGCCTCGAAACGGATCGACGAACTCCGCTCGAAACTTGGCCTTCCAGACCGATGA
- a CDS encoding MarR family transcriptional regulator, with amino-acid sequence MNANAADTELDLPDIGKMLCFSIYSAGHAFNQLYRPLLADLGLTYPQYLVLVSLWSRDGRTVKELGEALFLDSSTLTPLLKRLESAGLVTRTRNRQDERQVLLHLTAEGQALKDRTAPVLKCISEVVGIDAETARKIKVAIEAIRDAIHERA; translated from the coding sequence ATGAACGCCAACGCAGCCGATACTGAACTCGACCTCCCTGATATCGGAAAAATGCTATGTTTTTCCATCTATTCGGCGGGCCACGCCTTCAACCAGCTCTATCGGCCCCTGCTTGCCGATCTCGGTCTTACCTACCCTCAATATCTGGTTTTGGTTTCGCTCTGGAGCCGCGACGGACGCACCGTCAAGGAACTCGGAGAGGCTTTGTTCCTGGACTCCAGTACCTTGACGCCCTTGCTGAAGCGACTGGAGTCGGCGGGTCTTGTCACTCGCACACGCAATCGGCAGGACGAGCGCCAGGTGCTCCTTCACCTCACGGCTGAGGGTCAGGCGCTTAAGGATCGTACCGCGCCAGTTTTAAAGTGCATCAGCGAAGTTGTGGGGATCGATGCCGAAACAGCGCGAAAGATCAAGGTCGCAATCGAAGCGATCCGCGACGCTATCCACGAAAGGGCGTAG
- a CDS encoding DUF1488 domain-containing protein codes for MPLSFPNRSRSFDENRKGVRFLGYDGMFEVRFLIEATALRSTDQPSRSEIECLDAFDAERPSILEAASKAYNRSRRNNYTLTAEDIRR; via the coding sequence ATGCCCCTCAGCTTCCCAAATAGAAGTCGCAGTTTCGACGAAAATCGGAAGGGGGTCCGCTTCTTGGGCTACGATGGAATGTTCGAAGTCCGATTTCTGATCGAAGCGACCGCTCTGCGGTCCACGGATCAACCTAGTCGGTCCGAGATTGAGTGCCTCGATGCGTTCGACGCAGAGCGACCATCGATTCTGGAGGCCGCATCCAAAGCCTATAACCGTAGCCGCAGAAACAATTACACACTGACGGCAGAGGACATCCGTCGATAG
- a CDS encoding alpha/beta hydrolase: MVEPISQEQFSALKRNAVLSNGLRLAYVEMGDPDGVPILLLHGFTDSARSWSLAAPYLATGFRVVAPDLRGHGHSDKPEGCYTIPEMATDVRFLIETLGLVPTHVVGHSLGGRLAQAVAERWPRLVRKIVLLSTSAALRERRGWLWETIQMLRDPIDPECAFIREWCAGKPPVDENFLAHARRESAALPSRIWHSIYYEQLAYDPSPLLQDISAPTLILRGEEDMIATEEHQAQMLEAIAGAELISLPGHGHNLHWEDPERVAGLVRTFLERP; encoded by the coding sequence TTGGTCGAACCGATTTCGCAAGAGCAATTTTCGGCGCTGAAGCGGAACGCCGTTCTTTCGAATGGGCTTCGGCTTGCCTATGTCGAGATGGGCGACCCTGACGGGGTGCCGATCCTCCTGCTCCACGGATTTACCGACAGCGCCAGAAGTTGGAGCCTCGCCGCGCCATATCTCGCGACAGGCTTCCGCGTGGTTGCGCCGGACCTGCGCGGCCACGGGCATTCTGACAAGCCTGAGGGCTGCTACACGATACCCGAGATGGCAACTGATGTCCGGTTCCTCATAGAGACGCTGGGTCTTGTGCCGACCCACGTGGTCGGCCATTCGCTTGGTGGGCGGCTTGCGCAAGCGGTCGCTGAGCGCTGGCCTCGTCTCGTTCGCAAAATCGTTCTCTTATCGACCTCGGCCGCGCTGCGCGAACGTCGGGGGTGGTTGTGGGAAACCATCCAGATGCTCCGCGATCCGATCGATCCAGAATGCGCATTCATACGGGAATGGTGTGCTGGAAAACCTCCGGTCGACGAGAATTTTCTTGCCCATGCTCGACGCGAAAGCGCCGCGTTGCCGTCACGCATCTGGCATTCGATTTATTACGAGCAGCTTGCCTATGACCCGTCGCCACTTCTCCAGGATATTTCCGCGCCGACCCTCATCCTGCGAGGTGAGGAGGATATGATCGCGACTGAGGAACATCAGGCCCAGATGCTTGAAGCGATCGCCGGCGCGGAGCTCATTTCTCTTCCCGGCCACGGCCATAACCTCCACTGGGAAGACCCTGAACGAGTGGCCGGCTTAGTTCGGACTTTTCTGGAACGCCCATGA
- a CDS encoding SDR family NAD(P)-dependent oxidoreductase: protein MTDAIISDTMVLPRRDILTGMLVAGATVGAGFAAKPAAAQAPGVLQGKVAIVTGGTSGIGAATAGVLAQAGAKVAFNGRREALGREVEGRIRATGGEVVYIKSDVRDAHQVERFVAETVERYGRLDIAFNNAGIDLPPAPIAGTDIAGFDDQIATNLRGVFVAMKYELPHLVRSEGVMINMSSIGGRHAFPNIVAYGASKAAVIHMTRAAAQEYGRHVRINAIAPGAIETPMLERVRRDWKVTTEQLVGPYPMRRAGTPEEVASLVVFLASDASSYISGHVIGIDGGDLA, encoded by the coding sequence ATGACCGACGCAATTATATCCGACACAATGGTTCTGCCACGCCGCGACATTCTCACTGGCATGCTTGTTGCTGGCGCAACGGTTGGCGCGGGGTTCGCCGCTAAACCGGCAGCGGCGCAGGCTCCCGGTGTCCTTCAGGGTAAAGTCGCAATCGTTACCGGGGGAACGTCTGGCATCGGCGCGGCGACCGCCGGCGTCCTAGCTCAGGCCGGAGCCAAGGTTGCGTTCAACGGCCGGCGAGAAGCACTCGGGCGCGAAGTGGAAGGGCGGATTCGGGCCACTGGCGGCGAGGTCGTCTATATCAAATCGGACGTGCGCGACGCCCATCAGGTCGAGCGTTTCGTAGCTGAAACAGTCGAGCGTTACGGCCGCCTCGACATTGCCTTCAACAATGCTGGCATCGACCTGCCGCCAGCGCCAATCGCCGGCACCGATATTGCCGGCTTCGATGATCAGATTGCGACGAACCTGCGCGGTGTCTTCGTCGCCATGAAATACGAGCTGCCGCATCTCGTCCGCTCCGAAGGGGTGATGATCAACATGTCTTCGATCGGCGGCCGGCATGCCTTTCCAAACATCGTCGCCTACGGAGCTTCAAAGGCTGCCGTCATCCACATGACTCGCGCCGCCGCACAGGAGTACGGACGGCACGTACGCATCAACGCCATCGCGCCAGGAGCGATCGAGACTCCAATGCTCGAGCGGGTGCGGCGCGACTGGAAGGTGACGACCGAACAACTCGTTGGCCCCTACCCTATGCGGCGCGCCGGCACGCCGGAGGAGGTTGCGTCCCTGGTCGTTTTCCTCGCCAGCGATGCCAGTTCCTATATAAGCGGACACGTCATCGGGATCGACGGCGGCGATCTTGCTTAG
- a CDS encoding EAL domain-containing protein has product MKDSNVAASMNGQADEFVSYYGNSLRLVKCSAKVAQAYRIVAAADATLWQVYPELLDPDRKSLVEAVLAGAIPCNIAIEPGASNDGRNLLLFSTERGLGVIETRNEAARSKAPNGDTDRALLLHQARHDALTGLANRRQFSSDLQANLPMLAGHKLALMQIDLDDFKPVNDTLGHGAGDIVLKMTAERIQAVLRDGETAYRLAGDEFAVIQCCDDQPAEAERLAESLVRAFKDPFTIDGISVFVGASVGIAIAPIDGTDGEQLMKAADIALYAAKNDGRGRARTFNRSMMIMLEQREMLRRSLRVALQEQQFFIEYQPLVEIGDGIIGFEALLRWRHPYAGVVPPGLFIPMAEADGLMGDIGAWVLEQACREASTWPSHFIVSVNLSPAEFLRAGFTDRITRILDEVGFPADRLELEITETVLLERTTNNLDTLHTLEVLGTRIALDDFGTRYSSLSYLQNFPFDTIKIDKHFINDVETNPKSQTIVRFIIGLAHGLGMRVTAEGVETAGQAGWLGRKKCDRLQGNLLGAPMSAEAIGDFLRQSSFEML; this is encoded by the coding sequence ATGAAAGATTCTAATGTGGCTGCGTCTATGAACGGTCAAGCTGATGAATTTGTTTCTTATTATGGGAATAGCCTAAGACTGGTAAAATGCTCTGCAAAGGTTGCGCAGGCCTACAGAATCGTAGCCGCGGCCGATGCGACTCTTTGGCAGGTATATCCAGAACTGCTGGACCCCGACCGCAAATCGCTTGTCGAGGCCGTGCTTGCCGGCGCCATCCCGTGCAATATTGCGATTGAACCTGGCGCGTCCAATGACGGGCGCAACCTTCTCCTTTTCAGCACAGAACGGGGACTCGGCGTCATCGAGACGCGAAACGAGGCGGCTCGTTCGAAGGCGCCGAATGGAGATACAGATCGAGCTTTGCTTCTTCATCAGGCTAGGCATGACGCATTGACGGGACTGGCCAACCGTCGCCAGTTCAGCAGCGATCTTCAGGCGAATCTCCCGATGCTTGCCGGGCACAAGCTTGCATTGATGCAGATCGATCTCGATGACTTCAAGCCGGTCAACGACACCCTTGGTCATGGCGCCGGCGATATCGTGCTCAAGATGACGGCGGAACGGATCCAGGCCGTGCTTCGCGACGGTGAGACCGCCTACAGGCTCGCAGGCGATGAATTTGCCGTCATTCAATGCTGTGACGACCAACCCGCTGAAGCAGAGCGTCTGGCCGAATCCCTGGTCCGCGCGTTCAAAGATCCGTTTACCATCGACGGGATCAGTGTGTTTGTGGGCGCAAGCGTCGGAATTGCCATTGCCCCGATTGACGGCACCGACGGCGAACAATTGATGAAGGCTGCCGACATTGCGCTCTACGCGGCCAAGAATGACGGACGCGGCCGGGCGAGAACGTTCAACCGCTCGATGATGATTATGCTGGAACAGCGTGAGATGCTGAGGCGCAGCTTACGCGTTGCCCTCCAGGAACAACAGTTCTTCATCGAGTATCAGCCGCTCGTCGAGATCGGGGACGGGATCATAGGCTTCGAGGCCCTGCTGCGCTGGCGTCATCCTTATGCTGGTGTTGTTCCGCCGGGTCTTTTCATTCCCATGGCCGAAGCCGACGGCCTGATGGGCGATATTGGAGCGTGGGTGCTTGAACAGGCTTGCCGTGAGGCGTCGACCTGGCCCTCGCATTTTATTGTATCGGTCAATCTTTCTCCGGCGGAATTCCTGCGCGCCGGCTTCACCGACCGAATTACCCGCATCCTCGACGAGGTCGGGTTCCCGGCCGATAGGCTGGAGCTCGAAATAACCGAAACCGTCTTGCTTGAGCGCACGACCAACAACCTTGATACGCTCCACACCCTTGAGGTTTTGGGTACCCGGATCGCGCTCGACGACTTTGGCACTCGCTATTCGTCCCTGAGCTACTTACAGAACTTCCCGTTCGACACGATCAAGATCGACAAGCACTTCATCAACGATGTCGAGACGAACCCGAAGAGCCAGACGATCGTGCGCTTCATCATCGGCCTTGCGCATGGATTGGGGATGCGGGTTACGGCAGAAGGCGTCGAGACAGCCGGTCAAGCGGGTTGGCTTGGCAGAAAAAAATGCGACCGACTGCAAGGAAACCTATTGGGCGCCCCGATGTCTGCCGAAGCGATTGGCGATTTTCTGCGTCAATCGTCGTTCGAGATGCTTTAA
- a CDS encoding BON domain-containing protein codes for MSVDRKDLGVVARAATALPEAADIESAVYDALACAADIDPTYIFVSAHGAEITLSGWVSGRAEISRAVEVTQQTKGVQKVRNELSQTL; via the coding sequence ATGTCAGTCGATAGAAAAGATCTGGGTGTGGTAGCTCGCGCCGCAACGGCACTTCCGGAAGCGGCTGATATCGAGTCGGCCGTTTACGACGCGTTGGCATGTGCCGCCGATATCGATCCGACCTATATTTTCGTATCGGCTCACGGAGCCGAGATCACTCTTTCCGGCTGGGTCTCCGGCCGAGCCGAGATTTCCAGGGCCGTGGAGGTTACTCAGCAAACCAAGGGCGTGCAAAAAGTCCGCAATGAATTGTCGCAAACTTTGTGA
- a CDS encoding alpha/beta hydrolase — protein MSKFVTAVALAGALFAGAAAAQSAKPTVVLVHGAFADSSSWNGVIQILEKDGYPVVAAANPLRSVSSDAAYVSNVVSSIEGPVVLVGHSYGGQVISNAARGHDNVKSLVYVAAFAPEAGEAAADLAGKFPGGTLGQALAAPVKLPDGGVDLYIDKAKFHQQFAHDVPSEQAALMAAGQRPIAEAALTEKSGEPAWKTLPSWFIYGDGDKNIPAKALGFMAERAGSKHTVVVEGASHVVMTSKPQVVADLIEEAAQ, from the coding sequence ATGTCCAAGTTTGTTACCGCCGTCGCCCTTGCTGGTGCTCTTTTTGCAGGTGCCGCTGCCGCACAGTCGGCCAAGCCCACCGTCGTCCTCGTGCATGGCGCATTTGCCGACTCTTCGAGCTGGAACGGCGTCATCCAAATTCTCGAAAAGGACGGCTATCCGGTCGTCGCCGCGGCCAACCCACTGCGCAGTGTTTCGAGTGATGCCGCATATGTCTCAAACGTCGTGAGCAGTATCGAAGGCCCCGTCGTTCTCGTCGGCCACTCCTATGGCGGGCAAGTGATCTCGAACGCGGCAAGGGGTCATGACAACGTCAAGTCGCTCGTCTATGTCGCAGCCTTCGCACCGGAAGCTGGAGAAGCGGCAGCGGACCTGGCCGGCAAATTTCCGGGTGGCACACTTGGCCAAGCGCTCGCGGCCCCCGTCAAGTTGCCCGATGGCGGCGTAGACCTTTACATCGACAAGGCAAAGTTCCACCAGCAGTTTGCTCACGACGTACCGTCGGAACAAGCCGCTCTTATGGCGGCGGGACAGCGCCCGATCGCCGAGGCGGCGCTGACTGAGAAATCCGGCGAGCCCGCCTGGAAAACCTTGCCTTCATGGTTCATCTATGGCGATGGTGACAAGAATATCCCGGCAAAGGCGCTAGGCTTCATGGCGGAGCGGGCAGGCTCCAAGCACACTGTCGTGGTCGAAGGCGCTTCCCATGTCGTGATGACCTCGAAGCCGCAAGTCGTCGCCGACTTGATCGAAGAAGCCGCGCAATAG